A genomic segment from Aspergillus chevalieri M1 DNA, chromosome 7, nearly complete sequence encodes:
- a CDS encoding fungal specific transcription factor domain-containing protein (COG:K;~EggNog:ENOG410PHTN;~InterPro:IPR007219;~PFAM:PF04082;~go_function: GO:0003677 - DNA binding [Evidence IEA];~go_function: GO:0008270 - zinc ion binding [Evidence IEA];~go_process: GO:0006351 - transcription, DNA-templated [Evidence IEA]) — protein sequence MARLRQLEDTVEYLRHPVTSGANGENCAREEAGSEKCPYSYTDPKTVLRGHDGKEEFGRLVVEDGCCRYVSNRLWASLSDQIAGLYDLLEQPSPCVDDDSDVAHPSNKSHDAFIFGYNSVAQSLVNYHPNAVQLSVLLNAYKQNVAPLLRILHPQTIQKVIYRSHRVQDEISECLLFALCFSAAVSMSSEECELLLLEKKEVVVDHFRFATEQACPRARIMSSKSLTLLQAIVLYLASLRSVGETEFAWTMTSTAVRLAFGLGLHRDGSNFGLEPFEAEMRRRLWWYICILDVQTAEDLGTDPMLHDIFFDTKLPLNINDEDIYEGMKNLLQERVGCTDMTYFLLQCEVALATRRLTYNPPGNICPGLKSIEERQYLVQDLEKRLDERYVRHCDPTIPLQLACSKIVRIAVAKLWLVIYQPLNKQESITSLPPDTQSMLLSNAVEVIELSHRLQTNDTMARWKWEFQTCVPWYAVAYLLAQLCNSPNSPPLEQSWCRVSDIFNQWKRKAVEENKPLWQPLPRLMAQATASREKQRNEERQTHVNLSHTGFQSQVSETTTPEIIEDSLAPVDYSAIEQILEHTGPALHTFPDFSEIDGLNVPHIGDLDIASSGSGIFSYSIPSTITFLDQNSRGSIDTSPFSSQDHPVREIDQPYYWKP from the exons ATGGCTCGTTTGAGACAGTTGGAAGACACAGTCGAGTATCTCAGGCATCCTGTGACTTCTGGAGCAAATGGAGAAAACTGTGCTAGAGAAGAGGCTGGTTCTGAGAAGTGTCCGTATTCATATACTGATCCTAAAACGGTATTGCGCGGGCATGATGGCAAAGAGGAGTTTGGACGGCTGGTCGTTGAAGATGGATGCTGTCGGTATGTGAGTAATCGACTATGGGCGAGTTTGAGTGATCAG ATTGCCGGATTGTACGACCTTTTGGAACAACCATCTCCCTgtgttgatgatgattcGGATGTGGCTCATCCAAGTAATAAAAGTCACGACGCATTCATCTTTGGTTACAACTCTGTAGCCCAATCCTTGGTCAACTATCATCCAAATGCGGTGCAGCTGTCTGTGTTGTTGAATGCATACAAACAGAATGTGGCACCGCTTCTTAGGATTCTTCATCCTCAGACCATCCAGAAAGTTATTTACAGATCTCACAGAGTGCAAGACGAGATCTCCGAATGTCTCCTATTTGCCCTTTGTTTCTCAGCAGCTGTTAGCATGAGCTCTGAAGAATGCGAATTACTTCTCttggagaaaaaggaagtgGTTGTTGATCATTTCAGGTTTGCCACAGAGCAGGCATGTCCAAGAGCTCGCATAATGAGCTCCAAAAGCTTGACGTTACTCCAGGCTATCGTCCTTTACTTGGCATCCTTACGCAGCGTAGGGGAGACGGAGTTTGCATGGACGATGACCTCCACTGCCGTCCGTTTGGCTTTTGGTCTGGGCCTTCATCGAGATGGATCGAATTTTGGACTGGAACCATTCGAGGCGGAGATGCGCCGTCGTCTCTGGTGGTATATCTGTATTTTGGATGTCCAGACAGCAGAGGACTTGGGAACTGATCCAATGCTACACGACATATTTTTTGACACCAAGCTCCCCTTGAACATAAATGACGAGGACATATACGAAGGAATGAAAAACCTACTGCAGGAACGTGTTGGCTGCACAGATATGACCtacttccttcttcaatGTGAAGTTGCTCTGGCCACCCGTCGCTTGACCTATAACCCGCCCGGGAATATATGTCCTGGCCTGAAAAGTATCGAAGAACGCCAGTATCTCGTCCAAGATCTCGAAAAACGCCTTGATGAGCGATATGTCCGACATTGTGACCCTACTATACCTCTCCAATTGGCGTGTAGCAAGATTGTGCGTATAGCCGTCGCCAAATTGTGGTTGGTTATTTACCAGCCCTTGAACAaacaggaaagcatcacttcCTTACCACCAGACACACAGAGCATGCTTCTCTCCAATGCAGTCGAGGTAATTGAGCTCTCGCATCGGCTGCAAACGAACGATACCATGGCGAGATGGAAATGGGAGTTTCAGACTTGTGTTCCCTGGTATGCAGTCGCCTATCTCCTGGCTCAGCTCTGTAACAGCCCAAATAGCCCGCCGTTGGAGCAGTCATGGTGCCGCGTATCCGACATCTTTAAccaatggaaaagaaaagcggTGGAAGAGAACAAGCCATTGTGGCAACCGTTGCCCCGGCTCATGGCGCAAGCAACGGCATCCCGAGAAAAACAGAGAAACGAAGAACGACAGACTCATGTAAACCTATCACATACGGGTTTTCAGTCGCAAGTATCAGAGACTACGACACCCGAGATCATTGAAGATTCATTGGCCCCAGTCGATTACTCGGCTATTGAACAGATTCTTGAACATACCGGTCCGGCTTTACATACATTTCCAGATTTCTCAGAGATAGATGGACTCAATGTGCCTCACATCGGGGATCTGGACATTGCATCGTCAGGTAGTGGCATCTTCAGCTATTCTATTCCATCAACGATTACTTTTCTGGATCAGAATAGTCGTGGGTCGATAGATACATCGCCATTTTCTAGTCAAGATCACCCAGTGCGTGAAATTGATCAACCTTATTATTGGAAGCCTTGA
- a CDS encoding putative C6 transcription factor (COG:S;~EggNog:ENOG410PIGJ;~InterPro:IPR007219;~PFAM:PF04082;~TransMembrane:1 (i157-174o);~go_function: GO:0003677 - DNA binding [Evidence IEA];~go_function: GO:0008270 - zinc ion binding [Evidence IEA];~go_process: GO:0006351 - transcription, DNA-templated [Evidence IEA]) has translation MASGSRGHNASELGEIDVSESSIDGMGAMKFTDEEDCGFFGPSSNIAFMRYISRAIAKASPHRDPTLNPSTPQRECGRKVSVAKSRPPSRGPELGAENLIPSPAVNIYALPSEERTWSLIQQYFYKTGQLLPFIHERSFCETYFQMKRERFSKVRRTWLGLLNIVLAIAASLSTNGDMPAEKRIQESDVYYQRANGLCDRDSRRNASLEMVQYLLILGQYLQGTQKSVQAWTAHGLAISAAYQLGLHSPDANRGFPPLECEVRKRTWFGCVLLDRTLSMTFGRPCAIPESYVKLDMPSQDLQMLSLTAETETHPTLDGSFFTAAIKLYVILYSVLELCYGANLGFEVSTNSIDAMSGILEGQRRLDEWRLQLLPSLGLKVWDIPTSREDVEKMDAGSVIRHRFNVVLSVRYNNLRILLHRRCLESLLDSFQTQDNTMVTSETRLLQHMGLGSVVSCVESAVSIISTVYNMSSGSGWRREFLGAWNYSLYYSRSSV, from the exons ATGGCATCAGGTTCCAGGGGTCATAATGCATCGGAACTTGGCGAGATTGACGTCTCTGAAAGCTCGATAGACGGAATGGGGGCGATGAAATTTactgatgaagaggattgtGGTTTCTTCG GGCCTTCTTCCAATATCGCATTCATGCGTTACATATCTCGAGCAATAGCAAAAGCAAGCCCGCACAGAGACCCGACCCTGAATCCATCTACACCACAGAGGGAATGTGGCAGAAAGGTCAGCGTGGCCAAATCCAGACCTCCATCGAGAGGCCCAGAATTGGGTGCTGAGAACTTGATTCCAAGCCCGGCAGTCAACATCTACGCCTTACCCAGCGAAGAGCGCACATGGAGTCTAATCCAACAGTACTTCTACAAGACTGGGCAGCTTCTGCCGTTTATCCATGAACGGTCATTCTGCGAGACATACTTCCAgatgaagagagaaagaTTTAGCAAAGTTCGGAGAACCTGGCTTGGTTTGCTCAATATCGTCCTCGCCATCGCAGCAAGCCTATCGACCAACGGTGACATGCCTGCAGAGAAGCGGATACAAGAGTCTGATGTGTATTATCAAAGGGCGAATGGTCTTTGTGATCGAGATTCTAGGCGAAACGCCAGCCTTGAGATGG TGCAATATCTCCTGATCCTTGGCCAATATCTCCAAGGCACTCAAAAATCCGTACAGGCCTGGACCGCTCATGGGTTGGCGATATCTGCGGCGTATCAATTAGGCCTCCACTCTCCGGATGCTAACCGGGGATTTCCCCCATTGGAATGCGAGGTTCGGAAGCGCACATGGTTTGGATGTGTGCTTCTTGATCG CACACTGAGCATGACTTTCGGTCGCCCGTGCGCTATTCCTGAATCTTATGTGAAGTTGGACATGCCCTCCCAAGACTTGCAGATGTTGAGCTTGACCGCGGAAACCGAGACACATCCCACGTTGGATGGTTCTTTTTTCACGGCTGCAAT CAAACTATATGTCATACTCTACAGCGTACTCGAATTATGCTACGGAGCCAACCTAGGTTTCGAAGTCTCTACGAATTCAATAGATGCCATGTCCGGTATTCTCGAAGGCCAACGCCGACTCGACGAATGGCGACTTCAACTGTTACCCTCGCTAGGCCTCAAAGTCTGGGACATCCCAACAAGCCgcgaggatgttgaaaaaATGGACGCGGGCTCAGTAATCCGTCACAGATTTAACGTTGTCCTCTCCGTGCGGTATAATAATCTTCGAATCCTTCTCCATCGTCGTTGCTTAGAGAGCCTTCTCGACTCATTCCAGACTCAAGACAATACAATGGTGACGTCTGAGACACGGCTACTTCAGCATATGGGACTTGGCAGTGTTGTCAGTTGTGTTGAATCGGCCGTGTCGATTATCTCAACTGTGTACAACATGTCTTCTGGTAGTGGCTGGCGACGGGAGTTTTTGGGTGCTTGGAACTATTCGCTATATTACAGTAGGTCTTCAGTCTGA
- a CDS encoding uncharacterized protein (COG:C;~EggNog:ENOG410PKPS;~InterPro:IPR036188,IPR002938;~PFAM:PF01494,PF00070;~go_function: GO:0071949 - FAD binding [Evidence IEA]), translated as MAPNSPTVRRPDFLHLIEQHVHVGIVGAGIGGLAAAIAFRRAGVDVTVLEAAEELLEIGAGIQMTPNVSVLLQRWGVADVIGDNLVQIEELNMRRKDGTIVGHTDIPVVERALGRPWWLVHRAHLHDGLAVVAKRLEAVIHINSRVVSLEYQAGGEVTVKTQKGDTYQFDLCVGADGVNSIVRRTLFPEVRPDAKTTNCAYRAVIPYERIRQDAIAKEIIQKQTMEVWMGHNAYIITYPISGGEVFNLVLSHHRPEKVYATQPDVAIEELRNEYKSFDPRIKRIVDMIPETSRWPLLVTGPLKSWSSPQKNIVLMGDAAHSMVNHMAQGAATSMEDGAFLAKCVGAVALGNLSLREAINIYEVERMPKAFLKQQVSFLNGAIWHLPDGPKQQARDAAMAPELEGKYQVRSSNLYGDPQTVLDVYGYDAEIHAEEALVQFANGGSVVYPGTGIVPGLEDKYMGWFMKLPANQPHPRL; from the exons ATGGCGCCTAACTCCCCGACGGTCCGACGGCCCGACTTCCTACATCTGATTGAGCAGCA CGTCCACGTCGGAATCGTCGGTGCAGGAATAGGCGGGTTGGCGGCTGCCATCGCCTTCCGTCGCGCAGGTGTGGATGTCACCGTCCTGGAAGCCGCTGAGGAATTGCTCGAG ATTGGAGCCGGGATCCAAATGACGCCAAACGTATCGGTCCTCCTTCAGAGATGGGGCGTCGCCGACGTGATCGGCGACAACTTGGTCCAGATCGAAGAACTCAACATGCGCCGCAAAGATGGTACCATTGTCGGCCATACCGATATACCTGTTGTCGAAAGGGCATTGGGGAGACCGTGGTGGCTTGTTCATCGTGCTCATTTACATGATGGTCTTGCGGTGGTGGCAAAGAGGCTGGAAGCCGTGATTCATATAAATAGTCGCGTTGTGTCGCTTGAGTATCAGGCTGGGGGTGAGGTTACAGTGAAGACGCAGAAGGGAGATACTTATCAGTTCGATCTGTGTGTGGGCGCGGATGGTGTGAATAGCATTGTGCGAAGAACGCTGTTCCCGGAAGTCAGACCGGATGCTAAAACGACCAACTGTGCGTACCGGGCGGTTATACCGTACGAGCGGATCCGCCAAGATGCTATTGCGAAAGAGATTATTCAGAAGCAGACGATGGAGGTCTGGATGGGGCATAATGCCTACATAATTACATATCCCATCAGTGGAGGTGAAGTGTTTAACCTTGTGCTCTCGCATCATCGTCCGGAGAAGGTGTATGCCACGCAACCGGATGTCGCTATTGAAGAATTGCGGAACGAGTACAAGAGCTTTGATCCTCGGATCAAGCGCATTGTCGACATGATTCCTGAAACG TCTCGCTGGCCTCTGTTAGTGACCGGCCCATTGAAGTCATGGTCCTCACCCCAGAAAAACATAGTGTTGATGGGCGACGCAGCACACTCAATGGTAAATCACATGGCACAAGGAGCCGCTACGTCCATGGAAGACGGAGCGTTCCTCGCAAAGTGCGTCGGCGCAGTCGCTCTCGGAAATCTAAGTCTCCGCGAGGCCATCAATATTTATGAAGTCGAACGGATGCCAAAGGCCTTTCTGAAACAGCAGGTATCGTTTCTCAATGGTGCTATCTGGCACTTACCGGATGGTCCTAAGCAACAGGCCCGCGATGCAGCAATGGCGCCGGAGCTTGAAGGGAAATATCAGGTCCGCAGTAGTAATCTTTATGGCGACCCGCAGACAGTTCTGGATGTATACGGGTATGATGCTGAAATCCATGCGGAGGAAGCTCTGGTACAATTTGCCAATGGGGGAAGTGTTGTGTATCCGGGAACTGGCATAGTTCCTGGCCTTGAGGACAAGTATATGGGTTGGTTTATGAAGCTCCCTGCAAACCAGCCACACCCGAGGCTTTGA
- a CDS encoding EXPERA domain-containing protein (COG:I;~EggNog:ENOG410Q2R4;~InterPro:IPR033118,IPR007905;~PFAM:PF05241;~TransMembrane:5 (o35-57i69-91o122-147i154-174o186-209i);~go_component: GO:0016021 - integral component of membrane [Evidence IEA];~go_function: GO:0047750 - cholestenol delta-isomerase activity [Evidence IEA];~go_process: GO:0016125 - sterol metabolic process [Evidence IEA]), translating to MAATVQLSNESIAVPHPYYPQTIHLPHYVRNETSVFSLIAQFGFLWTAVIGLAFVFIRRIRPTASRSDQVAFTWMCLTGFIHLFFEAYFVVNHETLASSQGLFGQLWKEYSLSDSRYLTSDAFVVCMEAITAFAWGFLAFYIAYCIAVEHPARYALQLIISVGQVYGDILYYATSLLDVSYCRPEGYYFWFYYFFFNFIWMVVGCCEYCPSLRLTSKSILTGLDYIKQSVVEISRAFGRLAEGDALRKAK from the exons ATGGCAGCCACAGTACAGCTGAGCAACGAATCCATCGCTGTCCCACACCCCTACTATCCGCAGACAATTCACCTGCCTCACTATGTACGGAACGAGACCTCGGTGTTCTCCTTGATTGCTCAGTTTGGCTTTTTATGGACTGCTGTGATTGGATTAGCGTTTGTTTTCATACGCCGCATTCGACCAACAGCCAGTCGATCCGATCAGGTTGCTTTTACTTGGATGTGTTTGA CCGGCTTCATCCACCTGTTCTTCGAAGCATACTTCGTCGTCAACCATGAAACCCTCGCAAGCTCCCAGGGGCTATTCGGTCAACTGTGGAAAGAGTATTCCCTTTCTGATTCGCGGTATTTAACGTCCGATGCCTTCGTGGTTTGTATGGAGGCTATTACTGCT TTTGCTTGGGGTTTCCTCGCCTTCTACATCGCCTATTGCATCGCAGTCGAACATCCTGCCCGATATGCCCTACAGCTCATTATCTCCGTAGGTCAGGTCTACGGAGACATTCTTTACTACGCGACAAGTCTGCTTGATGTGTCGTATTGTCGGCCGGAGGGATATTACTTCTGGTTTTATTACTTTTTCTTCAATTTCATCTGGATGGTTGTTGGGTGCTGTGAGTATTGCCCTTCATTACGACTAACGTCTAAGTCAATACTGACTGGACTAGATTATATCAAGCAAAGCGTTGTGGAGATTTCCAGGGCGTTTGGGAGACTTGCGGAGGGTGACGCTTTGCGGAAAGCCAAATAA
- a CDS encoding uncharacterized protein (COG:S;~EggNog:ENOG410Q11R;~InterPro:IPR021842), with the protein MIRVICGLDPDVELMRAVTRQSRWRDTRRPRYLTKQQRDQIEDHPDLERARRNLHSARAHYEESQQPSLLNRIRQRQKELKNTRQRLLRALRHQNRENFDEEQAFLDIEAQLSNTAVKDESKDGESSLQDDMHPLQLLLLQRLLSYPTSNSIEDE; encoded by the coding sequence ATGATCCGGGTTATCTGTGGCCTTGACCCGGATGTGGAACTGATGCGGGCTGTTACCCGGCAGAGCCGTTGGCGAGATACACGGCGGCCACGGTATCTGACCAAGCAGCAGAGGGACCAGATAGAGGATCATCCGGACCTGGAAAGGGCCCGCCGCAATTTACACAGCGCTCGCGCCCATTACGAGGAGTCCCAGCAACCGAGCTTACTGAATCGTATCCGCCAACGACAGAAAGAATTGAAGAACACACGACAACGGCTGTTGAGGGCCTTACGGCATCAAAACCGAGAGAACTTTGATGAAGAGCAAGCGTTTTTGGATATTGAGGCGCAGTTGTCCAATACCGCAGTAAAGGATGAAAGCAAGGACGGagaatcatctttacaggaTGATATGCACCCACTTCAGTTACTCCTTCTTCAGCGACTTCTCTCGTACCCGACTTCCAATTCGATAGAGGATGAATAG
- a CDS encoding DUF1479 domain-containing protein (COG:S;~EggNog:ENOG410PW1F;~InterPro:IPR010856,IPR027443;~PFAM:PF07350), producing the protein MNRLVSPNCLKCPTFHAGRCSGTAKRLLATEASPLTRKDKQEGDISSVFSTFSGRKSAPLPDRFRELKRNLTTGFEEEIQKSWDDLVETLKVRTEEVASKRESIIPQLKFSDIQSGNVSPASVEAIRRTGVAVIRGVVPAGVAEGLLSDVRQYFDAHPFKGFPSDAEKKVIYESYWSPSQVKARSHPNMLATQSWMNQLYSADPDQKIDLSVPLSYCDRVQIRPPGDKHFGLPPHVDGGGVERWEDRSYNHVYRKIFQGKWHEYDPWDLTGRLDANMNMYEGPGGCSVFRTFQSWLGLSRHGPQQGTLVVHPILQPTTAYWMLRPFFKPTRKGSLDGWKFSLDDEEGDVYLHGANPGTAQEHTPDRHPHLMLSETMIPYPTVEPGDTVFWSADTIHGTESDNTGDNDACVFYIPSVPLTPNNAQYVAQQRDAFLKGVPPPDFPGGLGESQFSDRAQVGDIQSEAGRMAMGLSPMKVNGKNEKLAHEVNKILGY; encoded by the exons ATGAACAGACTTGTTTCACCGAATTGCCTCAAATGCCCTACCTTCCATGCGGGAAGGTGCTCAGGAACAGCCAAACGGCTCTTGGCAACTGAAGCGTCGCCACTCACTCGAAAGGACAAGCAAGAGGGCGATATTTCCTCTGTGTTCTCAACTTTCTCTGGCAGAAAGAGCGCGCCACTACCCGACCGTTTCCGGGAGTTGAAGCGTAACTTGACCACCGGGTTCGAAGAGGAGATTCAAAAGTCGTGGGATGACCTAGTTGAGACTCTGAAAGTACGAACTGAAGAAGTCGCTTCCAAGCGAGAGTCT ATCATTCCTCAACTGAAGTTTTCCGATATTCAGTCTGGTAATGTATCTCCGGCGAGTGTTGAAGCCATCCGACGCACCGGTGTTGCCGTCATCAGAGGGGTTGTGCCGGCAGGTGTCGCTGAAGGGCTCCTCTCTGACGTTCGTCAATACTTTGATGCGCACCCTTTCAAAGGCTTCCCGTCTGATGCGGAAAAGAAG GTTATTTATGAATCATATTGGAGTCCTTCTCAAGTGAAGGCGAGGTCGCACCCCAATATGCTCGCTACGCAATCGTGGATGAATCAACTCTATTCCGCCGACCCAGATCAAAAGA TTGATCTCTCGGTCCCGCTCAGTTACTGTGACCGTGTCCAAATCCGCCCACCTGGCGATAAACACTTTGGGCTTCCGCCTCACGTCGATGGTGGAGGAGTTGAGAGATGGGAGGACCGCTCTTACAACCATGTCTACCGCAAGATCTTTCAAGGAAAG TGGCATGAGTACGACCCATGGGATCTGACTGGCCGCCTTGATGCCAACATGAATATGTATGAAGGGCCAGGAGGTTGCTCAGTCTTCCGAACCTTCCAAAGCTGGCTCGGATTATCTCGCCATGGACCCCAGCAAG GTACTCTTGTCGTTCATCCCATCTTGCAGCCCACCACTGCTTACTGGATGCTTCGACCCTTTTTCAAGCCTACACGAAAGGGCTCCTTGGACGGATGGAAGTTTTCCCTTGATGACGAAGAAGGCGATGTTTATCTGCATGGTGCCAATCCGGGAACTGCCCAAGAGCATACCCCTGACCGCCATCCCCATCTAATGCTCAGCGAAACCATGATCCCCTATCCTACCGTTGAGCCAGGTGACACCG TGTTCTGGAGCGCTGATACCATTCACGGTACGGAGAGTGACAACACAGGAGACAATGATGCTTGTGTGTTTTACATTCCGTCGGTTCCACTGACCCCTAACAATGCG CAATACGTCGCGCAGCAACGCGATGCTTTCTTGAAGGGCGTTCCTCCACCAGACTTCCCGGGTGGGCTTGGCGAGTCTCAGTTCTCTGATAGAGCACAAGTTGGAGACATCCAATCCGAAGCTGGCAGAATGGCTATGGGACTGAGTCCTATGAAAGTCAATGGAAAGAACGAGAAACTTGCGCACGAAGTGAACAAAATTTTAGGCTACTGA
- a CDS encoding fungal specific transcription factor domain-containing protein (COG:S;~EggNog:ENOG410Q2V9;~InterPro:IPR007219;~PFAM:PF04082;~go_function: GO:0003677 - DNA binding [Evidence IEA];~go_function: GO:0008270 - zinc ion binding [Evidence IEA];~go_process: GO:0006351 - transcription, DNA-templated [Evidence IEA]) has protein sequence MALESTENVLPPVSVQEVLVDIYFSRINTLLPLVDEEAFRAQFSMEILPPQLIQAICLVATKESGENLGALRLGEGTDLLGIENFKNTLYNLLVQCISRKESRRTVTQIQVHALLSLHTSGPDSTEDASLHLMQAIHHAQTLGLHLINKTNEHQDKAHILLFWSLWSLDRWNAAINGRPVLIGNSDMQPNMNEAFQCGRAPFRIWLRLAETLDQVIGFYRPTSKLSLFHESTFTGFEQIVEEAQGYLIPKSTLISLELLYHGISILSCGGQKGVTISNSMKIRESFATTQIVSIIHSNHAKTLLALPMIPYSISLSLCWSYNKLRKSKLLTTRHMARSALETCCRVLSEQKMLWWFAGVISRLGQRALDELGQDPSAAASSEIQEEHFDLRYGQQITSTGYEQTFCQPELPDAFRPGEGNRGLTLQESVENNMGHSSVGSIGDFHRMLLDLNMPLMSGDLF, from the exons ATGGCACTCGAGTCCACCGAGAATGTACTGCCGCCAGTCAGTGTGCAAGAGGTGTTGGTTGACATTTATTTTTCACGTATCAACACGTTACTACCACTTGTCGACGAAGAAGCATTTAGAGCACAATTTTCCATGGAGATACTGCCGCCGCAGCTCATTCAAGCTATCTGTCTGGTTGCCACCAAAGAGAGTGGTGAGAACCTGGGTGCATTGCGGCTGGGGGAAGGCACAGACCTTCTCGGTATTGAGAATTTCAAAAATACCCTTTACAATTTACTGGTGCAGTGCATTTCACGTAAAGAAAGTCGAAGAACAGTTACCCAAATCCAAGTTCATGCACTGCTATCCCTGCACACGTCGGGACCAGACAGCACTGAGGATGCATCGTTACACCTCATGCAAGCAATCCACCATGCCCAGACACTTGGATTGCATCTGATAAATAAAACAAATGAGCACCAGGACAAGGCACACATTTTGCTTTTCTGGAGTCTCTGGAGCCTGGACCGATGGAACGCTGCGATCAACGGTCGACCAGTACTGATTGGTAACTCGGACATGCAACCAAATATGAACGAGGCATTTCAATGCGGTAGAGCGCCGTTCCGAATCTGGCTTCGGCTTGCTGAGACTCTGGACCAGGTCATAGGTTTCTATAGACCAACTTCGAAGTTGTCCCTGTTTCATGAGTCCACATTCACTGGATTTGAGCAGATTGTCGAGGAGGCCCAAGGCTACCTGATTCCGAAAAGCACGCTGA TCTCCCTTGAGCTCCTCTACCACGGCATCTCTATTCTCTCCTGCGGAGGGCAAAAAGGTGTCACAATTTCAAATTCAATGAAAATAAGGGAGAGTTTCGCAACAACACAAATTGTTTCTATCATCCATTCAAACCACGCCAAAACATTGCTCGCTCTTCCAATGATACCTTATTCGATATCACTCTCCCTGTGTTGGTCCTACAACAAGCTTCGGAAAAGCAAACTATTAACAACCAGACACATGGCGCGGTCTGCGCTGGAAACATGCTGTCGAGTTCTCAGCGAGCAGAAAATGTTATGGTGGTTTGCGGGCGTCATTTCTAGGCTCGGCCAGCGAGCGTTAGACGAGCTTGGTCAAGACCCGTCTGCTGCAGCCAGCTCCGAGATTCAAGAAGAACATTTTGATCTTAGGTATGGGCAGCAAATCACTTCTACTGGGTATGAGCAGACGTTTTGCCAACCAGAACTTCCAGACGCATTTAGGCCCGGAGAGGGCAACAGGG GCCTCACATTGCAGGAATCTGTGGAGAACAATATGGGACATTCATCTGTCGGCAGCATTGGAGATTTCCATAGAATGCTATTGGATCTAAATATGCCATTGATGTCTGGGGACCTCTTCTAA